DNA sequence from the Pectinophora gossypiella chromosome 12, ilPecGoss1.1, whole genome shotgun sequence genome:
TTCAGCTACTTTATCATACATCTAATCCTACGTACTACTTCAATTAGttattgtacttaaataaattaaattatttattgaactaTTCGGTAACGAACGCAGGTACATATAGAGCTACTAAGGTAACATTTCATATCATAATAATACAatcaaattatttacataacatagcgtCGAGCCCgtgttcccgaaggggtaggcacatTTGTTTAGTATGATATACACTACACTCCTCCTCGACAGCTATGTCAAGTGCCATCCATGTAAGAGCCTAATACCATTAACCGGactcaaatcctggaaaccacgttatatcaaataattattaaaaataattaaaaagtataattcTCTAATTAGagacctatttattattatttttcaaaagacttATTAATCATTTTACCAAACAAACAGGTAAACATAATACATTTGTAACTTAAAACACTCGTAGTTTCTGAGAAACAGTCTTCCAAATATTATGAAAACTACGTCACAGAGATTCTAAAATTACACATAGGTATTGGTGAAAGTTGTAAGTACTTATCGACCCAAAACAGACTACAGATTTTTGATTACCCGGTTTTATTTCATGGGATCGAAAAATAGTCTGTGGAATATCCCTCTATATGGGAATGAAGATATGCTGCCTTTAcggtattattttaattaaatacctgcataaaaaatctataaatattTCTAAACCTTCAATAGTAATTTTCGTTAAACTGTGTCTCTGCCTGCTACAAGttttagtacttacctattatttataaacaaatccCTAAGATAGGTATCAAAAATCTGTAGAGTTCGATGGCCTGAAGTAGTCGTTTCGTTTCGTACCTACAATATACTATGTGTAGGCGATAAATAATAAagcttattttaaataatcatCTGGCAATACATTTTGGGTATAGTCCTTATGGTTAACACTTTTTTAAACCTTGGGATGTCTATGATGTATGGTTAGTATTTTATACTCAAACATACATATTGCACCAACCCTATATTAGATACCACTAAGAAATATCTTTTAACAATCTCAATTTCTTCTATTCATTATAAATTATTCATAGTTTAGGTATACGTTTCAGTAATAACACTTTATAGATAAGCTTAGTTTAGTCTTACACGATTAATATCACTTATAGTGTTCATATATCACATACTAAGTATTAAATTCGGAAAATCTCACTATGCCAGCACTATCCACTAGGATTGTCCATCATAATATGCATACGCCATAGAAATATAGTCACAGAGTAcactcaactcagaataattataGTAAAGTTTATCACTTGCGTTACACGAGTTGTGTGGTAGTCTTTTGATTGACAGCATAACGATGAAAGGGTACCGTGGCAGATCGAGAAAACCATACTTTGCCAATccttttttttgttagtttttatgACTATGAAAACTTCACCGAGGAGAGTCACGCGTTCGTtcgtagagcaacacgggcatCCAACGAACCCATAGAAATTCACAATGACGCTAGCTTGACTTTTCTTCTTCTCATTTCATTACTCTAGCAATATTGTTGTATCTCTTCAATGAGTGCTCTGTGTTATCACTAATGCCCTCTATCGTCGGTGACCGTGAACGTTCCATTGCAAGGTGAAGCGCTGTCGAACGAAGGCCTGTAAATAAGAGATAAGTTTTACACATTATGTCTAGATGGCGACACTGTGTAATTTATACATTCATCATTGGATCAAACGTCAAACCGTACCAAGTTGCACACATATCCCGAGCATTGCGATAAATGAATCAACCCCATTGTCTACGCGTTATTAATTACCCGGTTACCatttcccggttactacttactgatgtaaatatctcagtaataaccctgacaccagggttgatcaggttggtatACCACCtgacaacctacacgataagaagaagacgcgTTATAGATCCAATTCTCTGGTTATCGTTCGGCGGATTTTGCCTTTGCTATGTTACGGCTGCAGAAATAAGGAATGCTTAATCTTTTTGCAGTGGTAGGTATTTTATTCACAATCAAATGCTTACAGATGGGATTATAGCGAATATCACTCTACTGTAGGTTGATGGGAGTTGGTAAGAAAGACTATGGTAGAAAGGAACGTTGgttttactattattaatatCGATGGTCTAATCGTTATTATTGAGCGAGTACTAAGGCTGTCCAGGGGCACATAAGAGAGTTAGAGAGCTCACTATTATGGGTTCGGTCTCACTAGTTACAGCTTATCATAATATCCATCTTTGAATTTTGTAGCAAAACTGGCTGCGACGTGTCTGAGTGCTTGGAACTGTATCTTTCATTAGGATAATCAGAGTCTATCTTTCATTAGGATAATCAGAGTCAGTTAACTATAGCGACTGTCTTGTCTACTTACTTCTTAGTGTCGCTGATAGGTTGTGGTTCCTTACATCCAGCTACTTCTGGCAGGAGGAGGACGATCGCACCGCCCAGAGCACTGAGAGCGGCTATCGTCACCATTGGCAAGTGATCGTTCAAGATTTTctgcaaattacaatattttttgttatttttaggtACTTTTAGAATGATTGACATTTGATTGACGTTACATTTATTTTACCATCTACCTATTGTACATTAcagaacataatatataaactcaTACATTACACACAAGATAAACGGTTAAGTtagcttttattttttccaaatataatattatctcGTACACGATGATTTACATAATCAtatcataaacagcttatatatatgtcccactgttgggcacaggttTCCCTTCAACTCACTCGGGTTCACtcgaggggtatggagcatacaccatcacgctgctccactgcgcgttgATGGAGCTgttttgcggctaatagccgggaccaacagcttatcgtgccctccgaagcacgaaaccatcttactttttcggacaatcaggtgattcgagtCTGCAATGTCGTTACCAAgcataggacagtctcacaaagtgatttcgataatgtccccgttgggaatcgaacccggaccttcctGATCGTGAGCGCAGCGCTTTAACCACCTAGacctagaccacgaaggctgttatgATGATTTACAGAGGATATATTTGGATAGCAATGTAGCAATGGCAGTGTAGCAATGGACACCCCAATATTCAATGTTAGAGTGCTCTTTTTTCTGCATTTAGATCCTCAGGTGGTCAAAATGCGTTAAGCTATAAGGCGTGTGGCTATGCTCTAACTACTTGCGGCGCAACAGATCCCGGGTGTGAGATTTTTTACATGTTTACGTAGCTGTGGTAATACCCAAATAAAAACTAATCTAGATAACATTAAGATTAAATATCCGCGAACTAAAACTAGTTATAAAAGCTAAGTGCtacaaattattctttttaaaatttatttataaacgttggtatttaattagtaatttacaacattatgttttaaattagtAATATTGTTGAAGAGGGAAAAAATAACTAAtgagatttttatttaaaaatcgagGTTTTTTACAGCGgggtaaattaaaataagatgcACGGATGCGATATTTTTGCACTGCTACGTTatgtttgaaaaatattaaaaatagcattgtatctttaaaaaaatggttGTGAATTACTCACCAGTTTCCATAAGTACGGTATGCAAATTAACGCGAGCCCAGCGGATAGTTGACTGGCGCCAACTCCAAGGTTCCTGATCACGGTGGGGTACAGCTCTGCTGTGAAGATGGGCAGCATCATGTTCGTCGAGCCAATAGCAAACTTCCCCACCATCAGGCACACGATGATGATCCACTCGTCATCGAACGATATCGAGAATATCTCGCTAGCAACACACGCTAGTCCACACGCCACCATAGTGATGAAAATCGGTATCCTTCTACCAGCTTTCAGTAGTATAGGTATACTCGTAGCTATTGCTGGTATCTCTACCACAGCCAGTATTATAGACGCTACATGAAGATTTCCGAGATTAAACTTTCCGATGTTTAATAACAGTCCGTAGTACGCGATCGTCATAGCAAACCATACTAGGAACAAACAAATTGTCCTCTTCAGTAAGATTCCCTTGAATAGCATGAAAACGCTCGGTTCCTCGTCTTGTTTCTCTGCCTTATGTACCATTAGCAACTTGTCCAAGTCATTCGGTAGCTCTCGTTTATTGAACTTGGCTGCTTTTTGGAGAATCACCTTTGCCTCTTGCGTCCTACCCATGCTTATTAGCCATCTGGGTGATTCGGGGAGAACGAACCTTGAATATACcagaatagtaaataaatacacattgTTGATAAAGGCAAGCAACATAATTAACTGTAGACTAAGTGCGTGTATAATAAAAACGTACCATAAAACCAAAAGGACGCATCCGGGCAAGGACAGCGCGAGTTGTAGCTCCCTCCAGTTGGGCATATATAGGGACACGAGGGAGACGATGATGTAGGCGACGGGCAACGGGAAGAAGTTGCACACCCCTGCGATGGTCACCCACTTGCCTCCCACCAGCTCGACCGACAGCACGAATGCCGCGTACACCACTGATACGGACACTAAACCCATGATCAACCTCACGATCACGTACTGAATGTATGATCTCACCAGCAACGAGAGAATTGCCAGAGCACTCTGAGCTACCATCATTCCCATCAATATTCTCTTACGGCCGAACCTGAAATTGACAATGTTGCGTAAAACAATGTATTCCGATGTCGTCACTATCATAGAGTGCTAAGACATAGATTAGAATAAATCTAGAACGCTGCCTTGACAAGGCCTAAGAAGGCTGACGACATTTTCAGTTTAGTTAAGGTTAACGCGATTATGTTTAATTACAAGCAAGAATTTAATttctaagtatattaaataagtacCGTATAATATCTATAGTGAGTACTTTTTAATACAGAATGACTTCGCATTTGATAATAATCCGACATTTCGTTTTATTATAATAGAGATCTaattgaataattataatacagtgcacgtggaataaataaaaaatgcaaaCATCCTATTGCGGTCAAGTTTACCAATATCTTTCTTTGAATCACACGACTCGAGAACATCTTTTTGTATTGAACACGCATTTCATAGTACGCGGTTTTGGTTTTTTACAAGCTAATCTTTCTCATAAGCTCAAACGGATATAGATTTCAAAATCATCACGAATTGAGAACAATAAAGTCACGATTTTAAACTGATTAATGTGGTTTATATGTAATATGGTTTTCCTTTCGGGTTTTTACGACGGGTGTATCGTGATAGGATCCTTATTAAAAAGTCCCCGGAACCGGACATCTAtactatgtataattatatcGCGTTATCACGCATGGGAGCGATAAcgattttcaaacaaaaaaaataataaaaaacagcgCTTACTTGTCAGAAATCCATCCGCCGACAACGCCGCCTATTCCGACGCCTGTTAGGAACACAACTTCGGCAAGGTTAGTCAAGCTGGCTCTGTCACATACCAAATCCCATTCTGATATTATCGTGTTCCCGACTTCGGATCTGTCGAAGTCCCAGTCCGTACATTTGACAAACGAGTCAAGCAAAGGGGCTGTGTGGTTGAGAATACTCTCCACAGTGACGTAAGAAGGAATGACCCGGACGTTGCAGGCGTCAATGGGCTGACTATAGTTGATCCAGTCTTCGAGAGGCAAGCTCGAAAAGTTGTCCGGTCTCTGACACCAGAACTTTGTTTCTCTAGCCTGGaaataaaacattgtttttgtaaaacttatgctattttgtattttatttgtatcttTGAAAGTAGTTAGGTAAGTGAAgcgaacaataaaaaatacagttattaacataaaatattctaaaatgcaGTAAAATGTCCATCCTATTCCGTCCGctattcttattttatagtcACCTTGTTACTCGTAAAGTCGGAAACGAGGTAACAGGTATTGTAATAGATTTAACTTCTGGGTTTGCATGGAAGTGAAGAGGACAATacgttcatacataaactcaagtcACGCTTATATACTTTCTTAAACAGAGacataaaacaagaaaatgagATTATGTGTTTAAAAATACCTATAGGTTTGAACTTAGATATTTGATCATCAAATTAGAGAAAAGGTGAAATAGAGGTCCATCAGAAGCAGGTGTTCTGATCATTTTTACTTCCTACTAAACTTTAAAAGTTATACCCTACCAGCaagattaattatttattatttaccttaTGATTATGATCTTTATTACTTTCTGTCTAATggtataaaaaagtaactacATACTTAGATATAATAACGATAATTATTAGATGTAAGAATACGAGTATTTTTTGCCTCATACGTTATATAGAacctgaagaagaagaagaagcccaAACCGATTCAAAATGAATATTACTAGTAGTTCGAACGTTAATCGGCAAGTCGGcctccgaaggacgtaatatacgatcccgacgacccgattactctagccatagaggcagccaatcagctcgcgacaccaaacacttcagggccccgataccgaccccgccggcgcggcgtggtcgacgatttccctcattcagcgcttatcgctatcgacccgctagggtcgattaattctttcaaatatttttcctctcagacgacgccctgagctgaggttg
Encoded proteins:
- the LOC126371234 gene encoding organic cation transporter protein-like isoform X1; this encodes MKSKNDDEPQPELQELLHKPNSLPLIGERRKHGTIIPSQPSREKPRSPPVEEDPDVVSQAIGDYGRWQLLITFLLSMFSFPCTFHIYLPTFTARETKFWCQRPDNFSSLPLEDWINYSQPIDACNVRVIPSYVTVESILNHTAPLLDSFVKCTDWDFDRSEVGNTIISEWDLVCDRASLTNLAEVVFLTGVGIGGVVGGWISDKFGRKRILMGMMVAQSALAILSLLVRSYIQYVIVRLIMGLVSVSVVYAAFVLSVELVGGKWVTIAGVCNFFPLPVAYIIVSLVSLYMPNWRELQLALSLPGCVLLVLWFVLPESPRWLISMGRTQEAKVILQKAAKFNKRELPNDLDKLLMVHKAEKQDEEPSVFMLFKGILLKRTICLFLVWFAMTIAYYGLLLNIGKFNLGNLHVASIILAVVEIPAIATSIPILLKAGRRIPIFITMVACGLACVASEIFSISFDDEWIIIVCLMVGKFAIGSTNMMLPIFTAELYPTVIRNLGVGASQLSAGLALICIPYLWKLKILNDHLPMVTIAALSALGGAIVLLLPEVAGCKEPQPISDTKKPSFDSASPCNGTFTVTDDRGH
- the LOC126371234 gene encoding organic cation transporter protein-like isoform X2, which produces MGDVKVSALPDIMRKCFKMGLFKIIPSQPSREKPRSPPVEEDPDVVSQAIGDYGRWQLLITFLLSMFSFPCTFHIYLPTFTARETKFWCQRPDNFSSLPLEDWINYSQPIDACNVRVIPSYVTVESILNHTAPLLDSFVKCTDWDFDRSEVGNTIISEWDLVCDRASLTNLAEVVFLTGVGIGGVVGGWISDKFGRKRILMGMMVAQSALAILSLLVRSYIQYVIVRLIMGLVSVSVVYAAFVLSVELVGGKWVTIAGVCNFFPLPVAYIIVSLVSLYMPNWRELQLALSLPGCVLLVLWFVLPESPRWLISMGRTQEAKVILQKAAKFNKRELPNDLDKLLMVHKAEKQDEEPSVFMLFKGILLKRTICLFLVWFAMTIAYYGLLLNIGKFNLGNLHVASIILAVVEIPAIATSIPILLKAGRRIPIFITMVACGLACVASEIFSISFDDEWIIIVCLMVGKFAIGSTNMMLPIFTAELYPTVIRNLGVGASQLSAGLALICIPYLWKLKILNDHLPMVTIAALSALGGAIVLLLPEVAGCKEPQPISDTKKPSFDSASPCNGTFTVTDDRGH